The segment AAATATCTATTGTCAAAATATTTATATATCTGGTCTTCATGAAATAACCTACAAGGCAACCATAATCTGGCGCAGCGACGGCGCATTTAACAAAGCGGCGTTATCCGGCTGCTTTATTGGGCATCAAAACCCCAATGAAAGCCACCACCGATACAGGAATTTCAGGCAATCAAACTGGAATGGAAGTGAATGAGATTTCAAAACTAGGGCAAATTGGCACCAAGGTTTTCTTTATGTCACGCAAAGTATTTCATCTTGCGGCAAACCCCTTCAAGCCGCACTTCCTGCTCTCAATGCTTTTTGTGATGCTGCTTGTTGGCATGGCAGTTGTCAACGACGCTCAAATCAGAACCCTGATACTCATTCCAGCCCTCATAATCTACGTTGCAGTTTTTCTTCTCATGCTTTTTGAAAGCCAGCACCTTGCAAAGACGATTGTCCAGGAGCTGCAGGCGCAGGCAGGTTCAGCAGGCACTCTTGTCGAGCAGGCAAAGTCGCTTCCAAAGCCGGTGCGCGCAGGCGCTTGACTTTTTTTACATGCCCAATGTCAGCCAAGGCGCAAGTTTTATCCTGTCATTACTAGAAATCTAAATTCCCGCCTGCTTTCTCAGCTCATCTGCCTTGTCGGTTTTTTCCCAGGTAAAATCCGGGTCTTCCCGTCCAAAATGGCCGTAGGCTGCAGTCTTGCGGTAAATAGGCCTTCTCAAGTCCAAGTCCTTTATTATGTGCCCTGGCTTTAGCCTGAAGTTTTTCCTAATAAGCTCAACAAGCCTGCCATTGTCAATCTTACCTGTCCCAAGGGTGTCTATGAATATTGAAACCGGCTCAGCCACGCCAATAACATATGCCAGCTGCACTTCGCACTTGCCTGCCAAGCCAGAGGCAACAATGTTTTTTGCAATGTATCTTGCCATGTAGCAGGCTGACCTGTCAACTTTGGTTGGGTCCTTGCCGGAAAACGCCCCGCCCCCATGGCTTGCCATCCCCCCATAAGTATCGGCAATGATTTTCCTTCCGGTAACGCCAGTGTCCCCGGCAGGCCCTCCAAGCACGAACCTTCCAGTCCCATTCACAATCACCCTTGTATCCGGAGTATAATATTTTCCAAGCACAGGCTTTACAACATGCTCAAGCAAATCGGCCTTTATCCTCGTTGTTTCCAGTTCCCTGCCGTCAAGCCTGTCATCATGCTGCGCTGCAATGACAACTGTCGTTACCTTTTGCGGCTGGTGGCTTTCATCATATTCGACGGTCACCTGCGTTTTCCCGTCAGGCCTCAAATATGGAATTTTACCTGTTTTTCGTGCCTGAGATATCGCATATGCAAGTTTCTGGGAAAGCGAGATTGGAAGAGGCATAAGCTCAGGCGTTTCATTGCACGCATAGCCAAACATGATGCCCTGGTCCCCAGCACCTATCTCCTCAAGATTTTCCTCCTTTACCCCCTGTGCAATGTCCGGCGACTGCGCATGGATTGACACAAGCACGCCCGAGCCCTTTGTGTCAAAGTGATATTCGGGCTTGTTGTAGCCAATACTATCGATTGTTTTTCTCACAATGCCCTCGACGTCGCAGTAGCCCTTGGTTGTGACCTCTCCGGCAACCACAATCAGCCCTGTTGTCGCAAGCGCCTCAACTGCAACGTGGCTTTGCGTGTCCTGCGAAATCAGGTCGTCAAGTATTGCGTCTGAAATCTGGTCGCAAACCTTGTCAGGGTGCCCTTCAGTCACGGACTCAGAAGTAAACAGGTAAGTCTTTCCAGCCATTTTTCATCTCCTCCTCAAAATCGCTCACTAGCTTTTCCGGCAATCATGCTTATACTTGTCCCATCCT is part of the Candidatus Parvarchaeota archaeon genome and harbors:
- a CDS encoding methionine adenosyltransferase, whose translation is MAGKTYLFTSESVTEGHPDKVCDQISDAILDDLISQDTQSHVAVEALATTGLIVVAGEVTTKGYCDVEGIVRKTIDSIGYNKPEYHFDTKGSGVLVSIHAQSPDIAQGVKEENLEEIGAGDQGIMFGYACNETPELMPLPISLSQKLAYAISQARKTGKIPYLRPDGKTQVTVEYDESHQPQKVTTVVIAAQHDDRLDGRELETTRIKADLLEHVVKPVLGKYYTPDTRVIVNGTGRFVLGGPAGDTGVTGRKIIADTYGGMASHGGGAFSGKDPTKVDRSACYMARYIAKNIVASGLAGKCEVQLAYVIGVAEPVSIFIDTLGTGKIDNGRLVELIRKNFRLKPGHIIKDLDLRRPIYRKTAAYGHFGREDPDFTWEKTDKADELRKQAGI